Proteins from a single region of Centropristis striata isolate RG_2023a ecotype Rhode Island chromosome 9, C.striata_1.0, whole genome shotgun sequence:
- the LOC131977226 gene encoding cytochrome P450 2J2-like isoform X3: MTQLAGRYGDVYSMRMGQTLIVVLNRFEVLKEALVTQGDSLVDRPYQAMVDDEFHGQGVIMSNGNIWKQQRRFALSTLKYFGFGKKSLEPTILEEFTYCAKVLNSYEGKQLNPHFTINNAVSNIICSLVFGHRFDYGDKTFLKLIKCIGEALEIEASIWAQLYNAFPLLMRRLPGPHQTVRRTWRDAKDFIRAEIKEHKQNWDPSDQRDYIDCYLKEIQMRKGQADNTFDEENLIMSALDLFVAGTETTSTTLRWAFLYMAKYPEIQEKVQAEIDRVIGQSRQPSMKDRANLPYTDAVIHEIQRMGNIVPLGMPYITNKDIQLRGYTIPKGVTIITNLSSALFDKNEWETPDTFNPGHFLNKEGKFVKPAAFIPFSAGKRLCLGENLAKMELFLFFTSFMQHFTFSMPAGVKPEMDYRFGVTLTPCQYEICATSR, translated from the exons ATGACACAG TTAGCAGGAAGATATGGAGACGTGTACAGCATGCGAATGGGTCAGACATTGATAGTGGTGTTAAACCGGTTTGAGGTTCTCAAAGAAGCTCTGGTAACTCAGGGAGACAGCCTGGTGGACCGTCCATACCAAGCTATGGTTGACGACGAATTTCATGGACAAG GTGTCATTATGAGTAATGGGAACATATGGAAGCAGCAGAGGCGTTTTGCACTTtcaacactcaaatattttGGATTTGGCAAGAAGTCTCTTGAACCCACCATCCTGGAAGAATTTACAtattgtgcaaaagtcttaaatAGCTATGAAG GTAAGCAGCTGAATCCACACTTCACCATCAACAATGCTGTCTCGAATATTATCTGCTCCCTGGTTTTTGGACATCGCTTTGATTACGGTGATAAGACGTTCCTGAAACTGATTAAGTGTATTGGAGAAGCACTCGAAATTGAGGCATCCATTTGGGCACAG CTTTATAACGCATTCCCTCTGCTGATGAGACGTCTGCCAGGGCCACATCAGACAGTCCGGCGCACCTGGAGAGATGCAAAGGACTTCATACGAGCAGAGATTAAGGAGCACAAACAGAACTGGGATCCCTCAGACCAGAGAGACTACATCGACTGCTACCTGAAAGAGATCCAGATG AGGAAGGGGCAAGCTGACAACACTTTTGATGAGGAAAACCTAATTATGTCTGCCTTGGATCTGTTTGTGGCTGGCACTGAGACCACATCCACCACCCTGCGCTGGGCTTTCCTCTACATGGCAAAGTACCCCGAGATCCAGG AAAAGGTCCAGGCTGAGATAGACAGAGTGATTGGACAGTCCAGACAGCCGTCCATGAAAGACCGTGCAAACCTGCCCTACACTGATGCTGTTATACATGAGATCCAGAGGATGGGCAACATAGTTCCCCTAGGCATGCCTTatattaccaataaagacatcCAGCTGAGAGGCTACACTATCCCAAAG GGAGTTACAATAATCACCAATCTGTCCTCGGCGCTGTTTGACAAGAATGAGTGGGAGACACCGGACACCTTTAACCCAGGACACTTTCTGAACAAGGAGGGCAAGTTTGTGAAGCCAGCTGCTTTCATCCCGTTCTCTGCAG GTAAGCGATTGTGTCTCGGGGAGAACCTGGCCAAGATGGAGCTTTTCCTCTTCTTCACCTCCTTCATGCAGCACTTCACCTTCTCCATGCCTGCTGGAGTGAAACCTGAGATGGACTACCGCTTTGGCGTCACTCTGACACCATGTCAATATGAAATATGTGCAACCTCACGCTAA
- the LOC131977226 gene encoding cytochrome P450 2J2-like isoform X2 yields MDSIFSVFGYFVNWDVRSLLLFTVVFILTADYLKNRRPNTYPPGPSAIPIVGNIFSLDHNRLHESMTQLAGRYGDVYSMRMGQTLIVVLNRFEVLKEALVTQGDSLVDRPYQAMVDDEFHGQGKQLNPHFTINNAVSNIICSLVFGHRFDYGDKTFLKLIKCIGEALEIEASIWAQLYNAFPLLMRRLPGPHQTVRRTWRDAKDFIRAEIKEHKQNWDPSDQRDYIDCYLKEIQMRKGQADNTFDEENLIMSALDLFVAGTETTSTTLRWAFLYMAKYPEIQEKVQAEIDRVIGQSRQPSMKDRANLPYTDAVIHEIQRMGNIVPLGMPYITNKDIQLRGYTIPKGVTIITNLSSALFDKNEWETPDTFNPGHFLNKEGKFVKPAAFIPFSAGKRLCLGENLAKMELFLFFTSFMQHFTFSMPAGVKPEMDYRFGVTLTPCQYEICATSR; encoded by the exons ATGGATTCAATCTTCTCTGTATTTGGATATTTTGTTAACTGGGATGTCAGAAGTCTGCTGCTCTTCACTGTAGTTTTCATCCTCACTGCTGATTATCTTAAGAACCGTCGGCCAAACACCTACCCTCCTGGACCCAGTGCAATTCCTATTGTGGGCAACATATTCAGTCTGGATCACAACAGGCTCCATGAGAGTATGACACAG TTAGCAGGAAGATATGGAGACGTGTACAGCATGCGAATGGGTCAGACATTGATAGTGGTGTTAAACCGGTTTGAGGTTCTCAAAGAAGCTCTGGTAACTCAGGGAGACAGCCTGGTGGACCGTCCATACCAAGCTATGGTTGACGACGAATTTCATGGACAAG GTAAGCAGCTGAATCCACACTTCACCATCAACAATGCTGTCTCGAATATTATCTGCTCCCTGGTTTTTGGACATCGCTTTGATTACGGTGATAAGACGTTCCTGAAACTGATTAAGTGTATTGGAGAAGCACTCGAAATTGAGGCATCCATTTGGGCACAG CTTTATAACGCATTCCCTCTGCTGATGAGACGTCTGCCAGGGCCACATCAGACAGTCCGGCGCACCTGGAGAGATGCAAAGGACTTCATACGAGCAGAGATTAAGGAGCACAAACAGAACTGGGATCCCTCAGACCAGAGAGACTACATCGACTGCTACCTGAAAGAGATCCAGATG AGGAAGGGGCAAGCTGACAACACTTTTGATGAGGAAAACCTAATTATGTCTGCCTTGGATCTGTTTGTGGCTGGCACTGAGACCACATCCACCACCCTGCGCTGGGCTTTCCTCTACATGGCAAAGTACCCCGAGATCCAGG AAAAGGTCCAGGCTGAGATAGACAGAGTGATTGGACAGTCCAGACAGCCGTCCATGAAAGACCGTGCAAACCTGCCCTACACTGATGCTGTTATACATGAGATCCAGAGGATGGGCAACATAGTTCCCCTAGGCATGCCTTatattaccaataaagacatcCAGCTGAGAGGCTACACTATCCCAAAG GGAGTTACAATAATCACCAATCTGTCCTCGGCGCTGTTTGACAAGAATGAGTGGGAGACACCGGACACCTTTAACCCAGGACACTTTCTGAACAAGGAGGGCAAGTTTGTGAAGCCAGCTGCTTTCATCCCGTTCTCTGCAG GTAAGCGATTGTGTCTCGGGGAGAACCTGGCCAAGATGGAGCTTTTCCTCTTCTTCACCTCCTTCATGCAGCACTTCACCTTCTCCATGCCTGCTGGAGTGAAACCTGAGATGGACTACCGCTTTGGCGTCACTCTGACACCATGTCAATATGAAATATGTGCAACCTCACGCTAA
- the LOC131977226 gene encoding cytochrome P450 2J6-like isoform X1, whose translation MDSIFSVFGYFVNWDVRSLLLFTVVFILTADYLKNRRPNTYPPGPSAIPIVGNIFSLDHNRLHESMTQLAGRYGDVYSMRMGQTLIVVLNRFEVLKEALVTQGDSLVDRPYQAMVDDEFHGQGVIMSNGNIWKQQRRFALSTLKYFGFGKKSLEPTILEEFTYCAKVLNSYEGKQLNPHFTINNAVSNIICSLVFGHRFDYGDKTFLKLIKCIGEALEIEASIWAQLYNAFPLLMRRLPGPHQTVRRTWRDAKDFIRAEIKEHKQNWDPSDQRDYIDCYLKEIQMRKGQADNTFDEENLIMSALDLFVAGTETTSTTLRWAFLYMAKYPEIQEKVQAEIDRVIGQSRQPSMKDRANLPYTDAVIHEIQRMGNIVPLGMPYITNKDIQLRGYTIPKGVTIITNLSSALFDKNEWETPDTFNPGHFLNKEGKFVKPAAFIPFSAGKRLCLGENLAKMELFLFFTSFMQHFTFSMPAGVKPEMDYRFGVTLTPCQYEICATSR comes from the exons ATGGATTCAATCTTCTCTGTATTTGGATATTTTGTTAACTGGGATGTCAGAAGTCTGCTGCTCTTCACTGTAGTTTTCATCCTCACTGCTGATTATCTTAAGAACCGTCGGCCAAACACCTACCCTCCTGGACCCAGTGCAATTCCTATTGTGGGCAACATATTCAGTCTGGATCACAACAGGCTCCATGAGAGTATGACACAG TTAGCAGGAAGATATGGAGACGTGTACAGCATGCGAATGGGTCAGACATTGATAGTGGTGTTAAACCGGTTTGAGGTTCTCAAAGAAGCTCTGGTAACTCAGGGAGACAGCCTGGTGGACCGTCCATACCAAGCTATGGTTGACGACGAATTTCATGGACAAG GTGTCATTATGAGTAATGGGAACATATGGAAGCAGCAGAGGCGTTTTGCACTTtcaacactcaaatattttGGATTTGGCAAGAAGTCTCTTGAACCCACCATCCTGGAAGAATTTACAtattgtgcaaaagtcttaaatAGCTATGAAG GTAAGCAGCTGAATCCACACTTCACCATCAACAATGCTGTCTCGAATATTATCTGCTCCCTGGTTTTTGGACATCGCTTTGATTACGGTGATAAGACGTTCCTGAAACTGATTAAGTGTATTGGAGAAGCACTCGAAATTGAGGCATCCATTTGGGCACAG CTTTATAACGCATTCCCTCTGCTGATGAGACGTCTGCCAGGGCCACATCAGACAGTCCGGCGCACCTGGAGAGATGCAAAGGACTTCATACGAGCAGAGATTAAGGAGCACAAACAGAACTGGGATCCCTCAGACCAGAGAGACTACATCGACTGCTACCTGAAAGAGATCCAGATG AGGAAGGGGCAAGCTGACAACACTTTTGATGAGGAAAACCTAATTATGTCTGCCTTGGATCTGTTTGTGGCTGGCACTGAGACCACATCCACCACCCTGCGCTGGGCTTTCCTCTACATGGCAAAGTACCCCGAGATCCAGG AAAAGGTCCAGGCTGAGATAGACAGAGTGATTGGACAGTCCAGACAGCCGTCCATGAAAGACCGTGCAAACCTGCCCTACACTGATGCTGTTATACATGAGATCCAGAGGATGGGCAACATAGTTCCCCTAGGCATGCCTTatattaccaataaagacatcCAGCTGAGAGGCTACACTATCCCAAAG GGAGTTACAATAATCACCAATCTGTCCTCGGCGCTGTTTGACAAGAATGAGTGGGAGACACCGGACACCTTTAACCCAGGACACTTTCTGAACAAGGAGGGCAAGTTTGTGAAGCCAGCTGCTTTCATCCCGTTCTCTGCAG GTAAGCGATTGTGTCTCGGGGAGAACCTGGCCAAGATGGAGCTTTTCCTCTTCTTCACCTCCTTCATGCAGCACTTCACCTTCTCCATGCCTGCTGGAGTGAAACCTGAGATGGACTACCGCTTTGGCGTCACTCTGACACCATGTCAATATGAAATATGTGCAACCTCACGCTAA
- the LOC131977221 gene encoding cytochrome P450 2J2-like isoform X2 translates to MLFLLSQIHSQLAGRYGDVYSMRWGQTWMVVLNRFEVLKEALVTQGDSLVDRPYQALVDEVTHGQGVIMSNGNIWKQQRRFALSTLKYFGFGKKSLEPTILEEFTYCAKVLNSYEGKQLNPHFTINNAVSNIICSLVFGHRFDYGDKTFLKLIKCIGEALEIEASIWAQLYNAFPLLMRRLPGPHQTVRRIWRDAKDFVRAEIKEHKQNWDPSDQRDYIDCYLKEIQMSKGQADNTFDEENLIICALDLFVAGSETTSTTLRWAFLYMAKYPEIQEKVQAEIDRVIGQSRQPSMKDRANLPYTDAVIHEIQRMGNIGPLGLPHITNRDIQLRGYTIPKGVTIITNLSSALFDKNEWETPDTFNPGHFLNKEGKFVKPAAFIPFSAGKRLCLGENLAKMELFLFFTSFMQHFTFSMPAGVKPEMDYRFGVTLAPCQYEICATSR, encoded by the exons atgctcttcctcctctctcaaATCCATTCACAGTTAGCAGGAAGATATGGAGACGTGTACAGCATGCGATGGGGTCAGACATGGATGGTGGTGTTAAACCGGTTTGAGGTTCTCAAAGAAGCTCTGGTAACTCAGGGAGACAGCCTGGTGGACCGTCCATACCAAGCTCTGGTTGACGAGGTAACTCATGGACAAG GTGTCATTATGAGTAATGGGAACATATGGAAGCAGCAGAGGCGTTTTGCACTTtcaacactcaaatattttGGATTTGGCAAGAAGTCTCTTGAACCCACCATCCTGGAAGAATTTACAtattgtgcaaaagtcttaaatAGCTATGAAG GTAAGCAGCTGAATCCACACTTCACCATCAACAATGCTGTCTCGAATATTATCTGCTCCCTGGTTTTTGGACATCGCTTTGATTACGGTGATAAGACGTTCCTGAAACTGATTAAGTGTATTGGAGAAGCACTCGAAATTGAGGCATCCATTTGGGCACAG CTTTATAACGCATTCCCTCTGCTGATGAGACGTCTGCCAGGGCCACATCAGACAGTCCGGCGCATCTGGAGAGATGCAAAGGACTTCGTACGAGCAGAGATTAAGGAGCACAAACAGAACTGGGATCCCTCAGACCAGAGAGACTACATCGACTGCTACCTGAAAGAGATCCAGATG AGTAAGGGGCAAGCTGACAACACTTTTGATGAGGAAAACCTGATTATATGTGCCTTGGATCTGTTTGTGGCTGGCTCTGAGACCACATCCACCACCCTGCGCTGGGCTTTCCTCTACATGGCAAAGTACCCCGAGATCCAGG AAAAGGTCCAGGCTGAGATAGACAGAGTGATTGGACAGTCCAGACAGCCGTCCATGAAAGACCGTGCAAACCTGCCCTACACTGATGCTGTTATACATGAGATCCAGAGGATGGGCAACATAGGTCCCCTAGGCCTGCCTCATATTACCAACAGGGACATCCAGCTGAGAGGCTACACTATCCCAAAG GGAGTTACAATAATCACCAATCTGTCCTCGGCGCTGTTTGACAAGAATGAGTGGGAGACACCGGACACCTTTAACCCAGGACACTTTCTGAACAAGGAGGGCAAGTTTGTGAAGCCAGCTGCTTTCATCCCGTTCTCTGCAG GTAAGCGATTGTGTCTCGGGGAGAACCTGGCCAAGATGGAGCTTTTCCTCTTCTTCACCTCCTTCATGCAGCACTTCACCTTCTCCATGCCTGCTGGAGTGAAGCCTGAGATGGACTACCGCTTTGGCGTCACTCTGGCACCATGTCAATATGAAATATGTGCAACCTCACGCTAA
- the LOC131977221 gene encoding cytochrome P450 2J6-like isoform X1 — translation MDSIFSVFGYFVNWDVRSLLLFTVVFILTADYLKNRRPNTYPPGPSAIPIVGNIFSLDHNRLHESLTQLAGRYGDVYSMRWGQTWMVVLNRFEVLKEALVTQGDSLVDRPYQALVDEVTHGQGVIMSNGNIWKQQRRFALSTLKYFGFGKKSLEPTILEEFTYCAKVLNSYEGKQLNPHFTINNAVSNIICSLVFGHRFDYGDKTFLKLIKCIGEALEIEASIWAQLYNAFPLLMRRLPGPHQTVRRIWRDAKDFVRAEIKEHKQNWDPSDQRDYIDCYLKEIQMSKGQADNTFDEENLIICALDLFVAGSETTSTTLRWAFLYMAKYPEIQEKVQAEIDRVIGQSRQPSMKDRANLPYTDAVIHEIQRMGNIGPLGLPHITNRDIQLRGYTIPKGVTIITNLSSALFDKNEWETPDTFNPGHFLNKEGKFVKPAAFIPFSAGKRLCLGENLAKMELFLFFTSFMQHFTFSMPAGVKPEMDYRFGVTLAPCQYEICATSR, via the exons ATGGATTCAATCTTCTCTGTATTTGGATATTTTGTTAACTGGGATGTCAGAAGTCTGCTGCTCTTCACTGTAGTTTTCATCCTCACTGCTGATTATCTTAAGAACCGTCGGCCAAACACCTACCCTCCTGGACCCAGTGCAATTCCTATTGTGGGCAACATATTCAGTCTGGATCACAACAGGCTCCATGAGAGTTTGACACAG TTAGCAGGAAGATATGGAGACGTGTACAGCATGCGATGGGGTCAGACATGGATGGTGGTGTTAAACCGGTTTGAGGTTCTCAAAGAAGCTCTGGTAACTCAGGGAGACAGCCTGGTGGACCGTCCATACCAAGCTCTGGTTGACGAGGTAACTCATGGACAAG GTGTCATTATGAGTAATGGGAACATATGGAAGCAGCAGAGGCGTTTTGCACTTtcaacactcaaatattttGGATTTGGCAAGAAGTCTCTTGAACCCACCATCCTGGAAGAATTTACAtattgtgcaaaagtcttaaatAGCTATGAAG GTAAGCAGCTGAATCCACACTTCACCATCAACAATGCTGTCTCGAATATTATCTGCTCCCTGGTTTTTGGACATCGCTTTGATTACGGTGATAAGACGTTCCTGAAACTGATTAAGTGTATTGGAGAAGCACTCGAAATTGAGGCATCCATTTGGGCACAG CTTTATAACGCATTCCCTCTGCTGATGAGACGTCTGCCAGGGCCACATCAGACAGTCCGGCGCATCTGGAGAGATGCAAAGGACTTCGTACGAGCAGAGATTAAGGAGCACAAACAGAACTGGGATCCCTCAGACCAGAGAGACTACATCGACTGCTACCTGAAAGAGATCCAGATG AGTAAGGGGCAAGCTGACAACACTTTTGATGAGGAAAACCTGATTATATGTGCCTTGGATCTGTTTGTGGCTGGCTCTGAGACCACATCCACCACCCTGCGCTGGGCTTTCCTCTACATGGCAAAGTACCCCGAGATCCAGG AAAAGGTCCAGGCTGAGATAGACAGAGTGATTGGACAGTCCAGACAGCCGTCCATGAAAGACCGTGCAAACCTGCCCTACACTGATGCTGTTATACATGAGATCCAGAGGATGGGCAACATAGGTCCCCTAGGCCTGCCTCATATTACCAACAGGGACATCCAGCTGAGAGGCTACACTATCCCAAAG GGAGTTACAATAATCACCAATCTGTCCTCGGCGCTGTTTGACAAGAATGAGTGGGAGACACCGGACACCTTTAACCCAGGACACTTTCTGAACAAGGAGGGCAAGTTTGTGAAGCCAGCTGCTTTCATCCCGTTCTCTGCAG GTAAGCGATTGTGTCTCGGGGAGAACCTGGCCAAGATGGAGCTTTTCCTCTTCTTCACCTCCTTCATGCAGCACTTCACCTTCTCCATGCCTGCTGGAGTGAAGCCTGAGATGGACTACCGCTTTGGCGTCACTCTGGCACCATGTCAATATGAAATATGTGCAACCTCACGCTAA
- the LOC131977221 gene encoding cytochrome P450 2J2-like isoform X3, with the protein MRLAGRYGDVYSMRWGQTWMVVLNRFEVLKEALVTQGDSLVDRPYQALVDEVTHGQGVIMSNGNIWKQQRRFALSTLKYFGFGKKSLEPTILEEFTYCAKVLNSYEGKQLNPHFTINNAVSNIICSLVFGHRFDYGDKTFLKLIKCIGEALEIEASIWAQLYNAFPLLMRRLPGPHQTVRRIWRDAKDFVRAEIKEHKQNWDPSDQRDYIDCYLKEIQMSKGQADNTFDEENLIICALDLFVAGSETTSTTLRWAFLYMAKYPEIQEKVQAEIDRVIGQSRQPSMKDRANLPYTDAVIHEIQRMGNIGPLGLPHITNRDIQLRGYTIPKGVTIITNLSSALFDKNEWETPDTFNPGHFLNKEGKFVKPAAFIPFSAGKRLCLGENLAKMELFLFFTSFMQHFTFSMPAGVKPEMDYRFGVTLAPCQYEICATSR; encoded by the exons ATGAGA TTAGCAGGAAGATATGGAGACGTGTACAGCATGCGATGGGGTCAGACATGGATGGTGGTGTTAAACCGGTTTGAGGTTCTCAAAGAAGCTCTGGTAACTCAGGGAGACAGCCTGGTGGACCGTCCATACCAAGCTCTGGTTGACGAGGTAACTCATGGACAAG GTGTCATTATGAGTAATGGGAACATATGGAAGCAGCAGAGGCGTTTTGCACTTtcaacactcaaatattttGGATTTGGCAAGAAGTCTCTTGAACCCACCATCCTGGAAGAATTTACAtattgtgcaaaagtcttaaatAGCTATGAAG GTAAGCAGCTGAATCCACACTTCACCATCAACAATGCTGTCTCGAATATTATCTGCTCCCTGGTTTTTGGACATCGCTTTGATTACGGTGATAAGACGTTCCTGAAACTGATTAAGTGTATTGGAGAAGCACTCGAAATTGAGGCATCCATTTGGGCACAG CTTTATAACGCATTCCCTCTGCTGATGAGACGTCTGCCAGGGCCACATCAGACAGTCCGGCGCATCTGGAGAGATGCAAAGGACTTCGTACGAGCAGAGATTAAGGAGCACAAACAGAACTGGGATCCCTCAGACCAGAGAGACTACATCGACTGCTACCTGAAAGAGATCCAGATG AGTAAGGGGCAAGCTGACAACACTTTTGATGAGGAAAACCTGATTATATGTGCCTTGGATCTGTTTGTGGCTGGCTCTGAGACCACATCCACCACCCTGCGCTGGGCTTTCCTCTACATGGCAAAGTACCCCGAGATCCAGG AAAAGGTCCAGGCTGAGATAGACAGAGTGATTGGACAGTCCAGACAGCCGTCCATGAAAGACCGTGCAAACCTGCCCTACACTGATGCTGTTATACATGAGATCCAGAGGATGGGCAACATAGGTCCCCTAGGCCTGCCTCATATTACCAACAGGGACATCCAGCTGAGAGGCTACACTATCCCAAAG GGAGTTACAATAATCACCAATCTGTCCTCGGCGCTGTTTGACAAGAATGAGTGGGAGACACCGGACACCTTTAACCCAGGACACTTTCTGAACAAGGAGGGCAAGTTTGTGAAGCCAGCTGCTTTCATCCCGTTCTCTGCAG GTAAGCGATTGTGTCTCGGGGAGAACCTGGCCAAGATGGAGCTTTTCCTCTTCTTCACCTCCTTCATGCAGCACTTCACCTTCTCCATGCCTGCTGGAGTGAAGCCTGAGATGGACTACCGCTTTGGCGTCACTCTGGCACCATGTCAATATGAAATATGTGCAACCTCACGCTAA